A single region of the Streptomyces vilmorinianum genome encodes:
- the zwf gene encoding glucose-6-phosphate dehydrogenase, with protein sequence MSAVHGANPLRDAADRRLPRIAGPSGLVIFGVTGDLSRKKLMPAVYDLANRGLLPPGFSLIGFARREWQDEDFAQEVYEAVKQHARTPFREEVWQQLIQGMRFVQGDFDDDDAFDQLKTTIEELDKAQGTGGNFAFYLSVPPKFFPLVVQQLKKHGLAEQKNGSWRRAVIEKPFGHDLASAKELNEVVHEVFPPDAVFRIDHYLGKETVQNILALRFANTLFEPIWNRSYVDHVQITMAEDIGIGGRAGYYDGIGAARDVIQNHLLQLLALTAMEEPASFDADALAAEKTKVLGAVKLPKDLGASTVRGQYAAGWQGGAKAVGYLQEDGIDPKSKTDTYAAIKLEIDNRRWAGVPFYLRTGKRLGRRVTEIAVVFQRAPHSPFDQTATEELGQNALVIRVQPDEGVTMRFGSKVPGTSMEVRDVSMDFAYGESFTESSPEAYERLILDVLLGDSNLFPRVEEVELSWKILDPIEQFWDKHGKPAQYQSGTWGPVEADDMLARDGRSWRRP encoded by the coding sequence TTGAGCGCAGTCCACGGAGCCAACCCGCTCCGTGACGCCGCAGACCGACGGCTCCCGCGTATCGCGGGGCCGTCGGGTCTGGTGATCTTCGGTGTCACGGGCGATTTGTCCCGTAAGAAGCTGATGCCCGCTGTCTATGACCTGGCCAACCGCGGCCTGCTGCCGCCGGGCTTCTCGCTCATCGGCTTCGCCCGTCGCGAGTGGCAGGACGAGGACTTCGCGCAGGAGGTCTACGAGGCGGTCAAGCAGCACGCCCGCACCCCGTTCCGCGAGGAGGTGTGGCAGCAGCTGATCCAGGGGATGCGCTTCGTCCAGGGCGACTTCGACGACGACGACGCCTTCGACCAGCTGAAGACCACCATCGAGGAGCTGGACAAGGCCCAGGGCACGGGCGGCAACTTCGCCTTCTACCTCTCCGTGCCGCCGAAGTTCTTCCCTCTGGTCGTCCAGCAGCTGAAGAAGCACGGTCTGGCCGAGCAGAAGAACGGCTCCTGGCGCCGCGCGGTCATCGAGAAGCCCTTCGGCCACGACCTGGCCTCCGCCAAGGAGCTCAACGAGGTCGTCCACGAGGTCTTCCCGCCCGATGCGGTCTTCCGCATCGACCACTACCTGGGCAAGGAGACCGTCCAGAACATCCTGGCGCTCCGCTTCGCCAACACGCTCTTCGAGCCGATCTGGAACCGGTCGTACGTCGACCACGTGCAGATCACCATGGCCGAGGACATCGGCATCGGCGGCCGCGCCGGCTACTACGACGGCATCGGCGCCGCCCGTGACGTCATCCAGAACCACCTCCTCCAGCTGCTCGCGCTGACCGCGATGGAGGAGCCCGCCTCCTTCGACGCGGACGCGCTCGCGGCCGAGAAGACCAAGGTGCTCGGCGCGGTGAAGCTGCCGAAGGACCTGGGCGCCTCGACCGTGCGCGGCCAGTACGCGGCCGGATGGCAGGGCGGCGCGAAGGCCGTCGGCTATCTGCAGGAGGACGGGATCGACCCCAAGTCGAAGACCGACACCTACGCGGCCATCAAGCTGGAGATCGACAACCGCCGCTGGGCGGGCGTCCCCTTCTATCTCCGTACGGGCAAGCGGCTCGGCCGCCGTGTCACCGAGATCGCGGTCGTCTTCCAGCGCGCCCCTCACTCCCCCTTCGACCAGACGGCGACGGAGGAGCTGGGCCAGAACGCCCTGGTCATCCGGGTGCAGCCGGACGAGGGCGTGACGATGCGGTTCGGCTCCAAGGTGCCGGGCACCTCGATGGAGGTCCGGGACGTGTCGATGGACTTCGCGTACGGCGAGTCCTTCACGGAGTCCAGCCCCGAGGCGTACGAGCGGCTCATCCTCGATGTGCTGCTCGGCGACTCGAACCTCTTCCCGCGGGTCGAGGAGGTCGAGCTGTCCTGGAAGATCCTCGATCCGATCGAGCAGTTCTGGGACAAGCACGGCAAGCCCGCGCAGTACCAGTCCGGGACCTGGGGTCCGGTCGAGGCGGACGACATGCTCGCACGAGACGGACGGAGCTGGCGCCGGCCATGA
- the tal gene encoding transaldolase, which yields MTDALKRLSDEGVAIWLDDLSRQRITSGNLAELIDQQHVVGVTTNPSIFQKAISEGHGYDQQLADLAARKVTVDEAIRMITTADVRDAADILRPVFDATDGQDGRVSIEVDPRLAHNTAATIAEAKQLAWLVDRPNTLIKIPATKAGLPAITEVIGLGISVNVTLIFSLERYRAVMDAYLAGLEKARERGLDISLIHSVASFFVSRVDSEIDKRLDAVGTEEAKALKGKAALANARLAYEAYEEVFSSERWAALDKAQGNKQRPLWASTGVKDPAYKDTLYVVDLVAPGTVNTMPEATMEATADHGEVTGDTVRGTYEQSRAELAAVAKLGISYDDVVQLLEDEGVEKFEASWNDLLKSTEAELERLAPSEA from the coding sequence ATGACAGACGCTCTCAAGCGCCTCTCCGACGAAGGCGTCGCGATCTGGCTGGACGACCTTTCGCGTCAGCGGATCACGTCCGGAAACCTGGCCGAGCTGATCGACCAGCAGCACGTGGTGGGTGTCACCACCAACCCGTCCATCTTCCAGAAGGCGATCTCGGAGGGCCACGGCTACGACCAGCAGCTCGCCGACCTCGCCGCCCGCAAGGTGACCGTGGACGAGGCCATCCGCATGATCACGACGGCTGACGTGAGGGACGCCGCCGACATCCTGCGCCCGGTCTTCGACGCGACCGACGGCCAGGACGGCCGGGTCTCCATCGAGGTCGACCCCCGCCTGGCCCACAACACGGCGGCCACCATCGCCGAGGCCAAGCAGCTGGCCTGGCTGGTCGACCGTCCCAACACGCTCATCAAGATCCCGGCCACCAAGGCGGGTCTGCCGGCGATCACCGAGGTCATCGGCCTCGGCATCAGCGTCAACGTGACGCTGATCTTCTCGCTGGAGCGCTACCGCGCGGTCATGGACGCCTACCTGGCCGGTCTGGAGAAGGCGCGCGAGCGTGGCCTGGACATCTCCCTGATCCACTCCGTGGCCTCGTTCTTCGTCTCCCGTGTGGACTCGGAGATCGACAAGCGCCTGGACGCCGTCGGCACGGAAGAGGCCAAGGCCCTCAAGGGCAAGGCCGCTCTCGCCAACGCCCGTCTCGCGTACGAGGCGTACGAAGAGGTCTTCTCCTCCGAGCGCTGGGCCGCGCTGGACAAGGCGCAGGGCAACAAGCAGCGCCCGCTGTGGGCCTCGACCGGCGTGAAGGACCCGGCGTACAAGGACACCCTGTACGTCGTCGACCTGGTCGCGCCCGGCACGGTCAACACCATGCCGGAAGCGACGATGGAGGCCACCGCCGACCACGGCGAGGTCACCGGCGACACCGTGCGCGGCACCTACGAGCAGTCCCGCGCCGAACTGGCCGCCGTCGCGAAGCTCGGCATCTCGTACGACGACGTGGTGCAGCTGCTCGAGGACGAGGGCGTCGAGAAGTTCGAGGCGTCCTGGAACGACCTGCTCAAGTCCACCGAGGCGGAGCTTGAGCGCCTCGCACCTTCGGAGGCGTAA
- the tkt gene encoding transketolase encodes MSTKPTTTDLEWTELDQRAVDTARILAADAVQKVGNGHPGTAMSLAPAAYTLFQKVMRHDPADPEWVGRDRFVLSAGHSSLTLYTQLYLGGFGLELDDLKAFRTWGSKTPGHPEYGHTAGVETTTGPLGQGVANAVGMAMAARYERGLFDPEAAPGTSPFDHNIYVIAGDGCLQEGISAEASSLAGHQKLGNLIMLWDDNHISIEGDTETAVSEDTMKRYEAYGWHVQRVEPKANGDLDPAALFAAIKAAEAETGRPSFIAMRSIIAWPAPNAQNTEASHGSALGDEEIAATKRVLGFDPEQTFEVTDEVIGHTRSLGDRGREARAAWEKSLAEWRTANPERAAEFDRIQANELPEGWESKIPVFEAGKGVATRAASGKVLQELGAVIPELWGGSADLAGSNNTTIDKTSSFLPEGNPLPEADKYGRTIHFGIREHSMAAEMNGIALHGNTRIYGGTFLVFSDYMRNAVRLSALMHLPVTYVWTHDSIGLGEDGPTHQPVEHLASLRAIPGLTIVRPADANETAIAWREIVKRHTKVFGKGTPHGLALTRQGVPTYAPNEDTAKGGYVLFDADGGDAQVVLIGTGSEVHLAVEAREQLQAAGIPTRVVSMPSVEWFEEQDQAYKDSVLPPSVKARVAVEAGIGLTWHRYVGDAGRIVSLEHFGASADAKVLFREFGFTPEAIAAAARESLAAAAR; translated from the coding sequence GTGAGCACTAAGCCGACCACCACAGACCTCGAGTGGACCGAATTGGACCAGCGGGCCGTGGACACCGCCCGCATCCTGGCCGCGGACGCCGTACAGAAGGTCGGCAACGGCCATCCTGGTACGGCCATGAGCCTGGCGCCCGCCGCGTACACGCTCTTCCAGAAGGTGATGCGCCACGACCCGGCCGACCCGGAGTGGGTCGGGCGCGACCGTTTCGTGCTGTCCGCCGGCCACTCGTCCCTGACGCTCTACACCCAGCTGTACCTGGGTGGCTTCGGGCTGGAACTGGACGATCTGAAGGCGTTCCGCACCTGGGGTTCGAAGACCCCGGGCCACCCGGAGTACGGACACACCGCGGGTGTCGAGACGACGACCGGCCCGCTGGGCCAGGGTGTCGCCAACGCCGTGGGCATGGCGATGGCCGCCCGCTACGAGCGCGGTCTGTTCGACCCGGAGGCGGCCCCCGGCACCTCCCCGTTCGACCACAACATCTACGTGATCGCCGGTGACGGCTGCCTCCAGGAGGGCATCTCCGCGGAGGCGTCCTCGCTGGCCGGCCACCAGAAGCTCGGCAACCTGATCATGCTGTGGGACGACAACCACATCTCGATCGAGGGCGACACCGAGACCGCCGTGTCCGAGGACACGATGAAGCGGTACGAGGCCTACGGCTGGCACGTCCAGCGCGTCGAGCCGAAGGCGAACGGCGACCTGGACCCGGCGGCCCTGTTCGCGGCGATCAAGGCCGCCGAGGCCGAGACCGGGCGTCCGTCGTTCATCGCGATGCGCTCGATCATCGCCTGGCCCGCCCCGAACGCGCAGAACACCGAGGCCTCGCACGGCTCGGCGCTCGGCGACGAGGAGATCGCGGCCACCAAGCGCGTGCTCGGCTTCGACCCGGAGCAGACCTTCGAGGTCACCGACGAGGTCATCGGTCACACCCGCTCGCTGGGCGACCGTGGCCGTGAGGCCCGCGCCGCGTGGGAGAAGTCGCTCGCCGAGTGGCGTACGGCCAACCCGGAGCGGGCGGCGGAGTTCGACCGTATCCAGGCGAACGAGCTGCCCGAGGGCTGGGAGTCGAAGATCCCGGTCTTCGAGGCGGGCAAGGGTGTCGCCACGCGCGCCGCGTCCGGCAAGGTCCTCCAGGAGCTCGGTGCGGTCATCCCCGAGCTGTGGGGCGGCTCGGCCGACCTGGCCGGCTCCAACAACACGACGATCGACAAGACCTCGTCGTTCCTGCCCGAGGGCAACCCGCTGCCGGAGGCCGACAAGTACGGCCGCACGATCCACTTCGGCATCCGCGAGCACTCGATGGCCGCGGAGATGAACGGCATCGCGCTGCACGGCAACACCCGCATCTACGGCGGCACCTTCCTGGTGTTCTCCGACTACATGCGCAACGCGGTCCGTCTGTCGGCCCTGATGCACCTGCCGGTGACGTACGTCTGGACCCACGACTCGATCGGTCTGGGCGAGGACGGTCCGACCCACCAGCCGGTGGAGCACCTGGCCTCGCTGCGCGCGATCCCCGGTCTGACCATCGTCCGCCCGGCGGACGCCAACGAGACCGCCATCGCCTGGCGCGAGATCGTCAAGCGCCACACCAAGGTCTTCGGCAAGGGCACCCCGCACGGTCTGGCCCTGACCCGCCAGGGTGTGCCGACGTACGCGCCCAACGAGGACACCGCCAAGGGCGGTTACGTCCTGTTCGACGCCGACGGTGGCGACGCGCAGGTCGTGCTGATCGGCACGGGCTCCGAGGTGCACCTGGCCGTCGAGGCCCGCGAGCAGCTCCAGGCCGCCGGCATCCCGACCCGCGTGGTCTCGATGCCGTCCGTCGAGTGGTTCGAGGAGCAGGACCAGGCGTACAAGGACTCCGTCCTGCCGCCGTCGGTGAAGGCGCGTGTCGCCGTCGAGGCCGGTATCGGTCTCACCTGGCACCGGTACGTCGGCGACGCCGGCCGCATCGTCTCGCTGGAGCACTTCGGTGCCTCGGCCGACGCGAAGGTCCTGTTCCGCGAGTTCGGCTTCACGCCGGAGGCCATCGCCGCCGCCGCGCGGGAATCTCTCGCCGCCGCCGCGCGCTGA
- a CDS encoding heme o synthase — translation MTAVESRPAGVVLTPSPAGHRPFGARVKAFVALTKPRIIELLLITTVPVMFLAEQGVPNLWLVLATCFGGYLSAGGANALNMYIDRDIDALMDRTSQRPLVTGMVSPREGLIFGLTLAVVSTVWFGLLVNWLSAWLSLGALLFYVVVYTMILKRRTAQNIVWGGIAGCLPVLIGWSAVTNSMSWAAVVLFAVIFFWTPPHYWPLSMKVKEDYARAGVPMLPVLASNKVVAKQIVLYSWVMVGVSLLLTPLGYTGWFYTAVALLTGGWWLWEAHALLNRAKSGATGAKLKEMRLFHWSITYVSLLFVAVAVDPFLR, via the coding sequence GTGACGGCCGTCGAGTCCCGACCCGCAGGGGTCGTCTTGACTCCCAGCCCGGCGGGCCATCGGCCGTTCGGGGCCCGCGTCAAGGCGTTCGTGGCACTGACCAAGCCGCGAATCATCGAACTGCTGCTGATCACCACCGTTCCGGTGATGTTCCTCGCCGAGCAGGGTGTGCCGAACCTGTGGCTGGTGCTCGCCACCTGCTTCGGCGGCTACCTCTCCGCCGGTGGCGCCAACGCGCTGAACATGTACATCGACCGTGACATCGACGCGCTGATGGACCGCACCTCCCAGCGTCCGCTCGTGACCGGCATGGTCTCGCCGCGCGAGGGGCTGATCTTCGGCCTCACCCTCGCGGTCGTCTCCACCGTCTGGTTCGGCCTCCTGGTCAACTGGCTCTCCGCCTGGCTCTCCCTCGGCGCGCTCCTCTTCTACGTCGTGGTCTACACGATGATCCTGAAGCGGCGGACAGCGCAGAACATCGTCTGGGGCGGCATCGCCGGCTGCCTGCCGGTCCTCATCGGCTGGTCGGCCGTCACGAACTCGATGTCCTGGGCCGCGGTCGTCCTCTTCGCCGTCATCTTCTTCTGGACGCCGCCGCACTACTGGCCGCTGTCGATGAAGGTGAAGGAGGACTACGCGCGCGCGGGCGTGCCGATGCTCCCGGTCCTCGCCTCCAACAAGGTCGTCGCCAAGCAGATCGTCCTCTACAGCTGGGTCATGGTCGGCGTCTCGCTGCTCCTCACCCCGCTGGGTTACACCGGCTGGTTCTACACCGCCGTGGCGCTCCTGACGGGCGGCTGGTGGCTCTGGGAGGCGCACGCGCTGCTCAATCGCGCGAAGAGCGGCGCGACCGGCGCGAAGCTCAAGGAGATGCGCCTCTTCCACTGGTCGATCACCTACGTCTCGCTGCTCTTCGTGGCGGTCGCGGTCGACCCCTTCCTGAGGTAG
- a CDS encoding amidohydrolase family protein: MIETPSLVDQYCHGVLRTELGLGTFEAHLGRPAGAGAAPAAPGTTFFDTQTGFAVRRWCPPLLGLEPHCPPARYLARRRELGVLESGRRLLRASGISAYLVDTGVAGDLTGPAEIAATGAADAHEIIRLELLAEQVADTSGTVEALLANLAEAVHGAAATAVAFTSVAGVRRGLAQAPEPPGPGEVRGAAGRWLAGRAAGGRLTDPVLLRHLLWIAVASGRPLQLHVGTEDPAGLADFAASTSGLGTDLVLLHGYPYHRQAAQLTGLFPHVYADLGSVLARTGARAAAVLAELLELAPFGKLLFSSGAHALPELHVVAASVFRGALSRVLGEWVGDGAWSLKDAQRVATMIASGNARRIYGLA, translated from the coding sequence ATGATCGAGACCCCGAGTCTGGTGGACCAGTACTGCCACGGGGTGCTCCGAACGGAGCTCGGCCTCGGCACCTTCGAGGCGCACCTCGGCAGGCCCGCTGGAGCAGGGGCCGCGCCGGCCGCGCCCGGCACCACCTTCTTCGACACCCAGACCGGCTTCGCGGTACGCCGCTGGTGCCCGCCGCTGCTCGGTCTCGAGCCGCACTGCCCGCCGGCCCGCTATCTCGCCCGCCGCCGGGAGCTGGGTGTTCTGGAGTCCGGGCGCAGGCTGCTGCGCGCCTCCGGCATCTCCGCCTACCTGGTCGACACGGGAGTCGCGGGTGACCTGACGGGCCCCGCCGAGATCGCCGCCACCGGCGCCGCCGACGCCCACGAGATCATCCGACTGGAGCTCCTCGCCGAACAGGTCGCCGACACCTCGGGGACCGTCGAGGCGCTCCTGGCCAACCTCGCCGAGGCCGTCCACGGTGCCGCCGCGACCGCCGTGGCCTTCACCTCGGTGGCAGGGGTACGCCGGGGTCTCGCGCAGGCGCCCGAACCGCCGGGCCCCGGCGAGGTGCGCGGGGCGGCGGGACGCTGGCTGGCCGGGCGCGCGGCCGGAGGCCGGCTCACCGACCCCGTCCTGCTGCGCCATCTGCTGTGGATCGCCGTCGCCTCCGGGCGGCCGCTGCAGCTGCACGTGGGGACGGAGGACCCGGCCGGGCTCGCCGACTTCGCCGCGTCCACCAGCGGGCTGGGCACCGACCTCGTACTCCTGCACGGATACCCGTACCACCGGCAGGCGGCGCAGCTGACCGGTCTCTTCCCGCATGTGTACGCGGACCTCGGCTCCGTCCTCGCCCGGACCGGCGCCCGCGCCGCGGCCGTCCTCGCCGAGCTTCTGGAGCTGGCCCCCTTCGGCAAGCTGCTCTTCTCCAGCGGGGCCCACGCGCTGCCGGAGCTGCACGTCGTCGCCGCGAGCGTCTTCCGCGGGGCGCTGAGCCGCGTCCTCGGCGAATGGGTCGGCGACGGGGCCTGGTCCCTGAAGGACGCGCAGCGCGTCGCCACGATGATCGCGTCGGGCAACGCGCGCCGGATCTACGGCCTGGCCTGA
- a CDS encoding COX15/CtaA family protein, which yields MGPVLTPLAYIAQRWTPSPRTLRRAALSAVVMSVLIIVTGGAVRLTGSGLGCDTWPKCTDDSLIVTPEQGYRGVIEFGNRMLTYVLSAAVGWAIIAARSTKPWRRGLTRLGWAQFWIVASNAVLGGITVWMGLNPWTVAGHFIAANTLLTVAVIAWQRTGEGDTTPRRRVPGPVRKLSWAIIAASALVIVLGTGVTGSGKHAGDSSDVPRMPWDWTNAAHLHAISAWVVCALALAMWLVLRVVDAPDDTRARARDLLIVLLAQGGIGYLQYFTGVPELLVGAHMLGSSLMWIAVLRLALSLRERPVAAPEIPAQSDSALTTA from the coding sequence ATAGGGCCCGTGCTGACCCCCCTCGCCTACATCGCCCAGCGCTGGACCCCGTCCCCCCGGACGCTCCGGCGCGCCGCGCTCTCCGCCGTCGTGATGAGCGTCCTCATCATCGTCACGGGAGGCGCGGTCCGGCTGACCGGCTCCGGTCTCGGCTGCGACACCTGGCCCAAGTGCACGGACGACAGCCTCATCGTGACGCCCGAGCAGGGCTATCGCGGCGTGATCGAGTTCGGCAACCGGATGCTGACGTACGTTCTGTCGGCCGCCGTGGGCTGGGCCATCATCGCGGCCCGCTCCACCAAGCCGTGGCGGCGCGGCCTGACCCGGCTCGGCTGGGCGCAGTTCTGGATCGTCGCGAGCAACGCGGTCCTGGGCGGCATCACCGTGTGGATGGGCCTCAACCCGTGGACCGTCGCCGGCCACTTCATCGCCGCCAACACGCTCCTGACCGTCGCCGTGATCGCCTGGCAGCGGACCGGCGAGGGCGACACGACGCCCCGCCGGCGGGTGCCGGGCCCGGTGCGCAAGCTCTCCTGGGCGATCATCGCGGCGTCCGCCCTCGTGATCGTCCTCGGCACCGGCGTCACCGGCTCGGGCAAGCACGCCGGTGACAGCAGCGACGTCCCGCGCATGCCGTGGGACTGGACGAACGCGGCGCACCTGCACGCGATCTCCGCCTGGGTGGTCTGCGCGCTCGCGCTCGCGATGTGGCTGGTGCTGCGCGTGGTCGACGCCCCCGACGACACCCGGGCGCGCGCCCGCGATCTGCTGATCGTGCTGCTCGCGCAGGGCGGGATCGGCTACCTCCAGTACTTCACCGGCGTCCCGGAGCTCCTGGTCGGCGCGCACATGCTGGGCTCCTCCCTGATGTGGATCGCCGTGCTGCGCCTCGCCCTGAGCCTGCGCGAGCGCCCGGTGGCCGCCCCGGAGATCCCGGCGCAGTCCGACTCCGCGCTGACCACGGCGTAA
- a CDS encoding ABC transporter permease, translating into MSTGTYAPKPGAAPVGRMIAAQTALETKMLLRNGEQLLLTVIIPSLLLVLFSTVDIIDTGTDKAVDFLAPGVLALAVMSTAFTGQAIATGFERRYGVLKRLGASPLPRWALMTAKTLSVLVTEVLQVALLTAIALGLGWSPRGTATSTSMFSVLLLLVLGTAAFSGLGLLMAGTLRAEATLAAANLVFLLLLVGGGVIVPLDKFPDAARSVLELLPISALSDGLRDVLQGGAPLPWGAAAILAVWAVLGLGAAARFFRWE; encoded by the coding sequence ATGAGCACCGGTACGTACGCGCCGAAGCCGGGAGCGGCTCCCGTCGGGCGGATGATCGCCGCGCAGACCGCGCTCGAGACGAAGATGCTGCTGCGCAACGGCGAGCAGCTGCTCCTGACCGTGATCATCCCCTCGCTGCTGCTCGTGCTCTTCTCGACCGTCGACATCATCGACACGGGCACCGACAAGGCCGTCGACTTCCTCGCGCCGGGCGTCCTCGCGCTCGCCGTCATGTCCACCGCCTTCACCGGCCAGGCCATCGCGACCGGCTTCGAGCGCCGTTACGGGGTGCTCAAGCGGCTCGGGGCCTCGCCGCTCCCCCGCTGGGCGCTCATGACCGCCAAGACGCTCTCCGTCCTGGTCACCGAGGTGCTCCAGGTCGCGCTCCTCACGGCGATCGCCCTGGGGCTCGGCTGGTCGCCGCGGGGCACTGCGACATCGACAAGCATGTTCTCCGTCCTGCTGCTGCTCGTCCTCGGCACGGCCGCCTTCTCGGGCCTGGGTCTGCTGATGGCGGGCACGCTGCGGGCGGAGGCGACGCTGGCCGCCGCGAACCTGGTGTTCCTGCTGCTCCTGGTGGGCGGCGGGGTGATCGTGCCGCTGGACAAGTTCCCCGACGCGGCCCGCTCCGTGCTGGAGCTGCTGCCGATCTCCGCGCTCTCGGACGGACTGCGGGACGTCCTCCAGGGCGGCGCCCCGCTGCCGTGGGGCGCGGCCGCGATCCTCGCGGTGTGGGCGGTGCTCGGGCTGGGCGCGGCGGCGAGGTTCTTCCGCTGGGAGTAG
- a CDS encoding ABC transporter ATP-binding protein, whose translation MRYESVVQVRGLVKRYGDKTAVDGLDLDVRAGTVTAVLGPNGAGKTSTIETCEGYRRADAGTVRVLGLDPVADAAALRPRIGVMLQSGGVYSGARADEMLRHMAKLHAHPLDVDALIERLGLGSCGRTTYRRLSGGQQQRLALAMAVVGRPELVFLDEPTAGLDPQARRATWDLVRELRADGATVVLTTHFMNEAEELADDVAIIDGGRVAAQGSPEELCRGGAENTLRFTGRPGLDLGSLLKALPDGTAAAELTPGAYRISGTVDPQLLATVTSWCAQHGVMPNGISVERHTLEDVFLELTGKELRS comes from the coding sequence ATGCGATACGAGTCCGTCGTCCAGGTCCGGGGCCTGGTCAAGCGGTACGGAGACAAGACCGCCGTCGACGGCCTCGACCTCGACGTCCGGGCGGGCACCGTGACCGCCGTCCTCGGTCCCAACGGGGCCGGGAAGACCAGCACGATCGAGACCTGCGAGGGTTACCGGAGGGCCGACGCCGGCACCGTCCGCGTCCTCGGCCTCGACCCGGTCGCCGACGCGGCGGCACTGCGCCCCAGGATCGGCGTCATGCTGCAGTCCGGCGGCGTGTACTCCGGCGCCCGCGCCGACGAGATGCTCCGCCACATGGCGAAGCTGCACGCCCACCCGCTCGACGTGGACGCCCTGATCGAGCGCCTCGGCCTGGGCTCCTGCGGCCGGACCACCTACCGGCGCCTCTCCGGCGGCCAGCAGCAGCGCCTCGCGCTCGCCATGGCCGTCGTCGGCCGCCCCGAGCTGGTCTTCCTCGACGAGCCGACCGCCGGTCTCGATCCACAGGCCCGCCGCGCCACCTGGGACCTCGTCCGCGAGCTGCGCGCCGACGGGGCCACGGTCGTCCTCACGACGCACTTCATGAACGAGGCCGAGGAGCTGGCGGACGACGTCGCCATCATCGACGGCGGCCGGGTCGCCGCCCAGGGCAGCCCCGAGGAGCTGTGCCGCGGCGGCGCCGAGAACACCCTGCGCTTCACCGGCCGCCCCGGGCTCGACCTCGGCTCGCTGCTCAAGGCCCTGCCCGACGGCACCGCGGCCGCGGAGCTGACGCCGGGCGCGTACCGGATCAGCGGCACCGTCGACCCGCAGCTGCTCGCCACCGTCACCAGCTGGTGCGCCCAGCACGGCGTGATGCCGAACGGCATCTCGGTGGAGCGCCACACCCTCGAAGACGTCTTCCTCGAACTCACCGGCAAGGAGCTGCGGTCATGA
- a CDS encoding helix-turn-helix transcriptional regulator: MKNVDAAPVEELATGERSTRNRVARSILDHGPSTVADLAQRLRLTQAAVRRHLDSLVADNVVEAREKRVYGARTRGRPAKVFALTDCGRDAFDQSYDSLAMDALRWIEKSAGGGAAGEAAVAAFARDRLEHQAVAYREAVETAAPEQRTEALAKALSADGYAATARNAPVGEQLCQHHCPVAHVAEQYPQLCEAETEIFSRLLGTHVQRLATIAHGDGVCTTFIPHGAPQTTPSEASASTAGRNPA; encoded by the coding sequence GTGAAAAACGTCGACGCGGCTCCGGTGGAGGAACTCGCGACCGGTGAGCGATCCACGCGCAACCGGGTCGCGCGGTCCATCCTGGACCACGGGCCGTCGACGGTCGCCGATCTCGCGCAGCGGCTCCGCCTCACCCAGGCGGCCGTCCGCCGCCATCTCGACTCGCTCGTCGCGGACAATGTCGTCGAAGCCCGCGAGAAGCGCGTGTACGGCGCCCGCACCCGTGGCCGCCCCGCCAAGGTCTTCGCACTGACCGACTGCGGCCGGGACGCCTTCGACCAGTCGTACGACTCACTGGCCATGGACGCCCTGCGCTGGATCGAAAAGTCCGCCGGCGGAGGGGCTGCGGGGGAGGCGGCGGTCGCCGCCTTCGCCCGCGACCGGCTCGAGCACCAGGCCGTGGCCTACCGCGAGGCCGTCGAGACGGCGGCCCCCGAGCAGCGCACGGAGGCGCTTGCCAAGGCCCTGAGCGCCGACGGGTACGCTGCCACTGCGCGGAACGCGCCGGTCGGCGAGCAGCTCTGCCAGCACCACTGCCCGGTCGCCCATGTCGCCGAGCAGTACCCCCAGCTGTGCGAGGCGGAAACGGAGATCTTCTCCCGCCTCCTGGGAACGCACGTCCAGCGTCTCGCCACCATCGCGCATGGTGACGGCGTCTGTACGACGTTCATCCCGCACGGCGCCCCACAGACCACCCCATCAGAAGCATCCGCAAGCACGGCCGGGAGGAACCCCGCATGA